A genome region from Pleurocapsa minor HA4230-MV1 includes the following:
- a CDS encoding tubulin-like doman-containing protein has product MTIYLIGIGGSGAKCVESVVHLASVGLFPQEPIKVLFIDADESNGNVERARNSLNIQTACQRILSAIDKQQCPWMQTSIKSFDLWSPFAKNSLNKELSAFFNYNNIKQSEPALANLFDVLYTDTEKQENLDVGFRGRPAIGAAVMSQVDLNRLDEEPWGTFIEQIRADVNEGKQPKVLLCGSIFGGTGASGLPTIARLIANKLNDIKIRERVKIGSVFILPYFGFTAPAGESENGIYAQSDKFLLNTEAALRYYVTQAQGIFDTVYLLGNENLARVNFSIGKNTQCNQPHFIELYAGLAARHFLTETHPQEETIVLLSRSRSQYINWDDIPDGHNVQKILGSTTRFAYTWLAEIAPELTSAKQEGFKSYIRFAPWLSRFYDTDPKKPLQFDSDQQQNAIATINNWCKDYLRWLQEIHQCESDRVELFKHSIFAQVNNLQGTKLQDLILGDNRDAKTRQRNDEPTRIKNNLHPKNIQGNNNGTVGLAQAVYQACQL; this is encoded by the coding sequence ATGACTATTTATTTAATTGGTATTGGTGGCAGTGGGGCAAAATGTGTAGAATCGGTAGTGCATCTAGCATCAGTCGGTTTATTTCCGCAAGAGCCAATCAAAGTCTTATTTATAGATGCCGATGAAAGCAATGGCAATGTTGAAAGAGCGAGAAATAGTTTAAATATTCAAACTGCATGTCAACGAATATTGTCGGCGATTGATAAACAGCAGTGTCCTTGGATGCAGACATCAATTAAATCTTTCGATCTGTGGTCGCCATTTGCTAAAAATAGCTTAAACAAAGAATTAAGTGCGTTTTTTAACTACAACAACATTAAGCAAAGCGAGCCGGCCTTAGCTAATCTATTTGATGTTCTCTATACTGATACAGAAAAACAAGAAAATTTAGACGTAGGTTTTCGTGGTAGACCTGCTATTGGTGCTGCGGTGATGAGTCAAGTAGACTTAAATCGCTTAGATGAAGAACCCTGGGGGACTTTTATCGAGCAAATTAGAGCGGATGTCAACGAAGGGAAACAACCAAAAGTGTTGTTGTGTGGTTCGATCTTTGGTGGTACTGGCGCATCAGGATTACCTACTATTGCTCGCTTGATTGCTAACAAATTAAACGACATCAAAATTAGAGAGCGAGTCAAGATTGGTTCTGTTTTTATTCTGCCTTATTTTGGCTTTACTGCTCCTGCGGGAGAAAGTGAAAACGGCATTTATGCTCAGTCGGATAAGTTTTTGCTCAATACAGAAGCAGCACTGCGCTACTATGTCACCCAAGCTCAAGGCATTTTTGATACCGTCTATTTATTAGGTAACGAGAATTTAGCCAGAGTAAATTTCAGCATTGGTAAAAATACCCAGTGTAATCAACCTCATTTTATTGAATTATATGCTGGTCTTGCTGCCAGACATTTTCTAACGGAAACTCATCCCCAAGAAGAAACAATTGTCTTGTTGTCTCGTTCTCGATCGCAATATATCAATTGGGATGACATTCCCGATGGCCACAACGTCCAAAAGATTTTAGGTAGTACGACTAGATTTGCCTATACTTGGCTAGCAGAAATTGCTCCAGAATTAACCAGTGCCAAACAAGAAGGATTTAAAAGTTATATCAGATTTGCTCCTTGGTTGAGTAGATTCTATGATACCGATCCTAAGAAACCACTCCAGTTTGACAGTGACCAACAGCAAAATGCGATCGCCACAATTAATAACTGGTGTAAAGACTATTTACGCTGGTTACAAGAAATTCATCAATGTGAAAGCGATCGAGTTGAATTATTTAAACACAGCATTTTTGCCCAAGTCAATAATCTTCAGGGAACTAAATTACAAGATTTGATCCTGGGAGATAACCGCGATGCCAAAACCAGACAACGCAACGATGAACCAACCAGAATTAAAAACAATCTCCATCCCAAAAATATTCAAGGCAATAATAACGGCACGGTGGGATTAGCTCAAGCTGTATATCAAGCTTGTCAGCTTTAG